The Microcaecilia unicolor chromosome 3, aMicUni1.1, whole genome shotgun sequence nucleotide sequence tctctcttctctttgaGAAATATGTCTCTTCTCTCTTTGGATTTTCCTCAGTACAGGATGAAATGCATTCCTGCTTCTCTTTCTCTGACCTTACACTGCAGACAGACTCTGATGTCTCAGGCTTTTCAGCTCAGTTTCAGCTAATTTGTGGTCCCttgttctctgtttttctctcttctccttggGAAATGCATCTCTTCTCTATTTTTCACAgttcaggaggaaatgcatttctgcctCTCCTTCTCTGGTCTGAGGATGTCAGGGTCTGTCTGCAGTGCAAgagcagagaaagagaagcagaaatgcatttcctcctgtactcaGCAAATCCAAAAGACAGAAAGAGACACCTTTCCTAAGGAGAAGAGACCAAAAACAGAGAGCAAAGGACAAATCAGAAATAGAAATGTGCAGACACAAACTGAGCTGGAAACCCTGATATGTCAGAGACTGTCTTCAGTGCAAgagcagagaaagagaagcagaaatgTATTTGCTCCTGTACTGAGCAAAACCCAAAGAGAGAAAAGACATATTTCCCAAAGAGAACAGAGGAAAAACAGaataagggatcacaaattagaaatagaatctGCAGACACAAACTGAGCTGGAAATCCTGAGATGTCAGGGACCAGAGATGGAGAAGCAGtaatgcatttcctcttgtacaTGAGAAGAAAAACAGAGAATAGAGACCACAATTTAGAAATTGAAACCTGCAGACATAAACTCCAACATGTGACAGTCTGCAGTGCAAGagcagagaaacagaaatgtctctctcctctctctggaTTTTGatcagtacaggaggaaatgcatttctgcttctCCTCTCTGGTGCTGACATCTCAGGGTTTCCAGCTCAGTTTGTTGTCTGGTTCTATTTCAAATTTGTGACTCCTTATTCTGTATCTGATGAGAGTCTGTCCGTGTTCTGTGTGAGCAAGGAGTGGGTTCTGCTAGAGATCTGTTAGTCTTTGACTGCTTCAGTTTTCCCTAGAGGTAGTGCATTGGGGTTCTAGGCCCAGTCCTGTTTTTTAGAGCGAGTCCTGGTAGTTGAGTTGTTATGGTATGGCAGATCTGTTCCAATTTTTGCTGACATTTCTCTTAGTGTGACAGAGTGGAGAGGGCAGAATCTGAAGATTATagatgtgtgtttttgttttttaatttattgttttGCCTGGGGAGCATCCTGGCTCTGCTCTGCTGTGCATATGGGGTTTCTAGTTGCAGATCTGGGGTTGCAGGGCTTGGGGTTAATTAGAGGACCCCAGAGGATCAGTGAATTGATTCTCCTGATCAATTTAATAGTAGTTTGATTAAAGGGGAGGAGCATCATGAGCCACTTTAAAGCTCccagtgtctcacacacacataatcaGCTCTTTCTACCTCTCAGCCTCCTAGACAGGTGACACATGCAGAGCCATGTGCTGCTGGCCCGCCCCCCCGGGCGACGCCCTTCCTAATCCCCGCCGCTCCAATGGTTGTGTCAGCACAGGCCCCGCCCCACCCACCTTCCATTGGTGAAATCTAGGTCAGGgcccgcctccctctcctgccatGGCCCTGCCGCATGACTGTGCTACACGGTGCAGCTCCAGCACTCAACCCTGGTGGAtgcagatggggtggggggggccagCTGGCCGCTGATTGGCTGAGAGCAGCAGCTGGGAGCAGCATCCCAGGCCCCTGGACCACTTTGCAGAAGCACATGGAGAGCCCTGGAGCTGGCCAGCATCTGGGCTACCGGTTGCCCCCCTTCTGAGCCTTCTGCCAGTGTTTGGGTTTCTACTCCTGCTGAGCTGAGTCCTGGCCTTTTGCACGCGGATTTGGCAGGTATAGGGGCTTCGGAGATGGCCCGGCCACAGGGCCAGATGAGTGGAGGGGCAGAGAGGCCTCAGGGAATAGGGCTGGTGAATTTGAAAAACGTTCTGCAGGGGGGGCCCCCGAAGGGCCAGGAGCGCAGGACCAAGGAGTCGGGCTGCGGGTGAGTGTAccaggaattggggggggggggggggggggggggggacctggacCTGCAACTGAACTGCCTGTGTTTGTACGTCCATGTCACATCGTGTGCCTTTCCACCCATCTGCCTGGCTGGCTGTCTCCCATGCTTGTTTTAGGGTGACCCTCTCGGTAtgtctctacctcctccttaGGGTCTGTCTCTTATTCTgtagtgtgtgtggagggggggggggggtacttgctAGTAGGTGCACTCTCTTTTAGCAGTGTCTGCCCTCCCTACTGATTGCTGAGAGCATTATCAgtgtggggagaggagagaaaaagagacaagCTGAGAGACTGCAGAGATGGTGAGAGCATTTGCTTAGCTCTCTTGTCTCGTTTTAGCTATGCTGGTGGGTTTGTGAAAAGTGCCAGGGGGCAGGTCCAGGGTTGGGGATTAGAATTTGGGAGCACCCCTCACTTCCTCGTATGCCATCATGGCAGCCCTGGTATTTTAAatatgttctggggggggggggggggcgtcaactAGGGCAGCCTGTCAATTTTTTCAAACCCTTAAATGCCCTTGTGGCTGCCACTTTGGGtcttcttctctcccctaccccatcCAGTACTGAGGGGTTGCACATTGTCAGCAGGCTGCAGCTCCCTTTGATAGATCCAGAGAACATCTTGCTGAATCTCTGGGTATCCTGATTTCATTCCTCTCTGGCTCAAGTGAAAGCTGTCACAGCCTCTGAacaaatattgggggggggggggggggatgatataTGTATGCAGTTTTTATGCAGGCTACATCTCTTGCTTTTACATCTCTCCATCCCTGTGCTCATGCTTTAATCATATGTGCTGTATTCATactttacatatatttatttagattttgctcacacctttttcagtagtagctcaaggtgagttagattcaggtacactggatatttctctgccccaggagggctcacaatctaagtttgtacctgaggcaatggagggttaagtgacttgcccaagatcacaaggagcagcgggtgggatttgaaccggccacctctggattgcaagaccggtgctctaaccactaggccactcctccacgccataTATTGGTGTAATGCCTTCATGGGGCTCCAATGAAGATGCGCTGTGCAGCTGTTTGTGCTGTGTGTATCAGTGTGATAGCTACATGGGGGCTCTAATAAAGATCTGCTATCAGTGGTCTGTGCTGCGTTCATACTTTACATGTATCATCTCCATGGGGCTCTGATTAAATCCGCTCTTCAGCTGTCTGTACTGTATTTATGCTTTACATGTGTCACTGTAACATCTTGTCTCAACATTTTTTTGTCAATTTTGAAGACAGTTGTTATTATTGTCTGTTTTGTTTATGTTTTGTGATATGAATACTgtgaatgttttgttttgtaaaccaTCTAGTTAGAGGTGgtatagaaaattttaaataaataaataaatcttcaaaGTCAGTTGCAAGGCAATATGTGTGATAGAACAGTACAGGAGCACCTTTCCTCCAACCTCTGGTTTAAAGAATGGCCATAGGCAAAGTCTTGCCCTCGCTTTCAGTGTGATGTGAAATGAAACTTAGTGATGAAAGGTTTGTTTCaaattttgaagggggggggggggaatgaggacTCTAGTGGTACAGGCTGGCCTACAGGATGACTGGCGGGTTCCTTAGGAAAATCCCCAGGGTGGGGGAGCAGGAACTCCGCAACTCTCGGGGTTTCATAGGTGCTGAGGcattgcttcactggctcctggAATCAGCCACGTGTGGCTGGCGCTGCTGCCGTGTGCCTAGCTTATGCAATTAGGGTGGTGTGTGACTGACACTgggagggccctgtgccaggaaggTTTTTAATCAAAATATTACAAAGCATTAAGCGGGTTTCAGGTATCTTAAGCACCACCCAGGGACCATTGCAGTCCTGCAGGAAGATGTCCTTACATCAGACATGACTTCCTTAGGGAGGGAGAGGCCGGCAAATCCAGGTGAACTCAGACTGAGGCCTACTTTTCACCTGGTGCATGTAGGGAAATGtagtttctccttttttaatggCAAATCAAGCTGCTAGCTCGTTATGTACCCTACggggtgtagggggggggggggggggggggggggggggatctcaccTCTGCCTAGCCATTATTATTTATAAGACTAATAATCAGTTTTTATATACCATCCTGATCCATAGCTCTAGATCCTTTACATCTCTGTATGTGTCTTTTTGTTTTGCAACGCAATTTCATGTTTCACATGCACACCTCCTGTTTCAGCGTCTGCAGATCTTTGAAGTTTCTTgtgtgtctctccccccccccccccaacaggtgtCATGAAAGAACGGAAGCTGGACGAGGACGTCGGAAGCCTGCGACCCTTACAGTGTGCGTTTCTGGGCTCGCTGCTGTGGGAGCGCACCCTTCCGTTCAACGAGATAGAGTACGTGGACCTGGATGAGTTTTTGCTGGAGAACGGGCTGCCCCCGAGCCCATCCCACCAGCCCTTCTCCTCAGCTAACCTCACGCCACCCCCCTCCAACCAGTCGGTGGCAGAGCTCAGCCGGCCGGCGTCCTGCGCCTCCTCCGTCTCCGCTTGTTCCTCGCCGGCGCAGTGTCTGACGGGAATCGATTCGGAGCCCAGCAGCGGAAAAGGAGGTAAGGTCCGACTCAGATTATTATGCTACGAACTCTGCGTGTGATCCTGGGTGAGCCCGCGTAATCACGCTTATAAAGGAAGCGATTATTTGGCAATTATTCTTGCTGATAGCAGGAGTGGAGGTAACGATTGTATTCTGTCTCTCAGCACAATTTTCTCAGCAAAGCCTAATAATGGTGAGACCCTCTGCCAGACACTGAGAGTCACTGTTATTCATAAAGgctctcagggttctgttcttggtcccctcctcttttctatctacacttcttcccttggctcataaatctcatcccatggcttttcctaccatctctatgctgatgactcccaaatctacctttctacccctgatatctcaccttgcatccaaaccaaagtttcagcgtgcttgtctgacattgctgtctggatgtctcaacgccacctgaaattaaacatgaccaaaaccgagcttctcattttcccccccaaacccaccccccccctccccccgtttctATTTCtcttgatggctctctcattctccctgtctcctcagctcgaaaccttggggtcatctttgactcttctctctccttctctgctcatatccagcagattgccaagacctgtcgtttctttctttacaacatccgtaaaatccgcccctttctttccgagcactctaccaaaacccacatccacacccttgtcacctctcgtttagactactgcaatctgcttcttgctggcctcccacatagtcacctctcccctctccagtccgttcaaactctgctgcccgtctcatcttccgtcagggtcgctttactcatactacccctctcctcaagacccttcactggctccctatccgttttccgcatcctgttcaaacttcttctactaacctataaatgtactcactctgctgctccccagtatctctccacactcgtccttccctacaccccttcccgtgcactccgctccatggataaatccttcttatctgttcccttctccactactgccaactccagacttcgcgccttctgtctcgctgcaccctacgcctggaataaacttcctgagcccctacgtcttgccccatccttggccacctttaaatctagactgaaagcccacctctttaacattgcttttgactcgtaaccacttgtaaccactcgcctccacctaccctcctctcttccttcccgttcacattgatttgattactttatttttttttgtctattagattgtaagctctttgagcagggactgtctttcttctatgtttgtgcagcgctgcgtatgccttgtagcgctatagaaatgctaaatagtaatagtagtagtggtgTCAGTGGCTCTTGCGATTAGGCTTTGCTGAGAAAATTGAGGTGAGAGAGAGAATACAACTGTTGCCTCCAGTCCTGCTTTCAGCAAGAATAACCGCCCCCAAAAATCTGCAGGCCATAAAGAGTTAACCAGTGCTCACTGTTTAATTCAGCCAGAAAAACAACAAGTGTGCTCTAGGAGGTCTAATCAATATGGCAGCTGGGCAGGATGCTAGCATTCAGAGCAGGGTGGGCGGAGTGACTGGTCAGTGTTAGTGCACAGCAATGTAAGAGGAGTCATTTACCTGTTTTGGTGCAGGGTGCGTTGTATCACTGAATGCGCCCACATGCATCGAGGTTTAAGCACTCACAGCTTATGCTCTTTTTCTGTGCAGTGTTAATAATTTTTGCTCCATTTCGTAAATGTGGCTCCTGAACACAACCACCTTGCATACAGGCAGTCTGTCCATCTTACCTGAGGACACCAGCATGTCTGGTGGGATTGCCATGGTCTTATAACCTGTTTGGTCCCGGTCTTGTCCCCAGTGCTTATATCCTGCCTCTATGAAGTGTgtggatttggggggagggagttagtgCATCATGAAAATCTAGTGAACCCTGAAATCCTACCTGTGCAGGTCCGTTAATCGGTATTCTCTGGTGTCATATGACGGTTTAGGGAGATCCAGTTACATTCTGGTTCTGACCGGGCACGTGGGCTTAGCTGAGGAAGGGTCAGAGCAGTGTTGGGGTGGTGGTGTTAGTGGGGCCTTTAATTActctggaagggggagggacatGAGACTGCACTAGGTGTCAGTGCCTTGACCCCGCTCCCTGTCCAAACCTTCCAGAAAGGATTATGCATGTACACCCATGCTGTTCAAGTCCGGCCTGCTGCCAGTACATCTTAGGAAAATAGccagagtggaggggggggggagcaggaataCTACACTGCTCAGGGCTTCAGAGGCAGTGAGATGTTAGGTCAGTGGGACAAGGAGGTTGTGAGCTCCATTaatccttcctgcccccccccaggaGGTCCCAGAGGGattaggaaggggggtggggggcttctaTGAATGGCTcccattcctctctctctctctcagaaaccACCTCTTTTTCTCTCTACTCTATCCATCCCCCTCGGTTTCCcttatttctctctcccttcgtGTCCACTGTCCGTGGATTCATCACCTCTCTGGGCTGGCTGATGCACTCCTCCTCCCTGTCCTGCTCTGAGTGGAAGGGGGTTTGGGGGAGAATACCCTGCCTGCCCTTAGAAATGAGTTCACCTCCTGGAAGACTTGCACCCACCCAGACTGAGAAGGGGTAGAACAGACCCAGTGGAAGCAGGAAACACAAACCCATTGctcaatcacccccccccccccaagggtctaTCCTCTGCCTCTGATCCCTGCTCTTGGCCAGGGTCTGAGTGGAAGTTTGGGGTGAGGTTATCTACATAGGGGTCTCTCTGGATCTCTTGGGGTGAGGAAGGACATGTTTGTATTtctgagagtgggggggggggggggggagcttccgTTAAAGGTCTTTATGTGTATTTCAGGAGGGGGGACATAAGTACTTTTTAGGTAAATGCTTTTTCCTGGCTCATGCCTGCAGGCGACTGACAGCAggaaggggcgggggggggggggggtaatagctgaggtggagagagaggggaaggcaAACCTCCTAAATAAACGGGTTAACAGTTCAGGCACAGCAGTAAGTGGACCATACAGCAGCCCTGCTTGTGCACAGATTTACTGACTGAAATGGGTAATGTGCCCCCTTCCTGGTGTGAGGGGCTCCTGGGCACAGTGTGGAAAGACTTGAACTCAAACGTACTGAAAGGTGGTCTTCATATGGGACTTCTGAATAAGATCAGGCGAGGTTTCAGCTGTATTAAGGGGGGTGGAGGGCGCTTGCCCCTGCTAACTTGACTTTTTTGTGAGTCATCTTGCTGCCCCACGAGCTCCCTAGCTGACTCACTTTGTTGCCCTGAGACGCAGAGACTGGGTTACATCTGCGCCTTTCCTGAGTTGAACTGGGCTGttgtgggagggggaagaggctGCTGATGGCTCTGTCTGCACACTCGGGCCCACGTGCTGCCTTCTGAGGGCCGCCCAGGCAGGTGGATTTCTACACCGCACAGACAGTTTCGGGCACGTCATCCTGCCTGTCACTGCCAGGGGCCATCACAGCAATTGGGAGGTTGGGATGTGATGGAAGGACTGTCCCGGTCAGAGACATAAACACAGTTGTATGTCTGGGGTCTGTGTGGGCCTCTCTGTTTcagctagggttgccaactggccgGCTTTTGAAAGGCTAGGCCGGCTGCCAGTAGGACCTTCAAACTGGCAATTGAAAAACCATTTTTTTGGGCTTCAGTGATTCAAGGCTGGTCTCCACAGCACAATAAAAATATCATTAAAATTATTTTGTAGAATCCTTTGACGAATCCTCTTATATGGATGTGAGGTCTGGGATTTTTCATTAACCCAAAACTACAGCGAAAGGAAGGGAAACCTGTAACCTCACTTCAACACCTCATATACACAGAAACCCTAATCCCAAGgcaaaaatatattcaaattctggtgtcacctcagtaagagGGAGGGTCTGTGTCTGCCTTGCCAATGTCCACGCCAACTCAGGTCACAGTCAGCTGAGCCAGTGGACCTCCGTCCTGGCCTCTTTCTTctccctcaaccccctccccaccgccCCACAGTCTGCGTCTACTTACACGAGTCACTCGCTGTTTCCACGTTCTTCCAGACTCCGGCAAGGGTTGACGCTCAAGGCTGTGGCCTGACTCTTgctgtaacttccagtttccggcTCAGCAGGCTGCAGCGGCAGAGGCAGCCTGTCAATCATTACCGGAGCCCGGACTGGCGAAAAGCACAGCCACCGTGCGTGAGCAACTGCACCTCAGGCTCGGCCCTCGTTTTACTATAGCGCCAAACCAAAGGCAAGTTGGACATTGAGGGGGAGTCGACCGAGTAgtagtgtaaaaaaaaattaagacaaGTGTAAATAGATGTGGAgtgtgtgggaggaaggggggactcAGGGGAGGGATGGGAACATAGAGAAGTAATGCTAGGCAGAGGTAGTCTAGGGACCAGGCAATGCTGGACAGgggtgtgagaatgagagagggGCCTGCGGAAGGCAACGCTGGACAGgggtgtgagaatgagagagggGCCTGGGGAAGGCAACGCTGGACAGGGGTGCGAGAATGAGAGAGGGGCCTGGGGAGGGCAACGCTGGACAGGGGTGCAAGAATGAGAGAGGGGCCTGGGGAGGGCAACACTGGACATgggtgtgagaatgagagagggGCCTCGGGAGGGCAATGCTGGACAGGGGTGTGAGAAACAGTAGGTGTAGCAAGGGACTTggggcggagagagggagggggttgtgttgttttttttgctgttaaAAAGTAAGCAACTCTAATTTCAGGAAGAGGGTGTATGTGTACATTTGTGTGTTTCTGGGGGTGTCTGTGTGTATAGAGCTGTGTGTGGCTGGGGTTTGTGAGACCTGTGTCGGTCCCTGTATTTAAGGGACAGgatatgtgtgtgtatttgtgtgtttctggggtgtctgtgtgtttagttGTGGGTGTCTCCATGTATCTCCGATGTGTGTGTAGCTCAGTATGGCTGGGGTTTGTGTAGACATGTGTAGGTCTCTGTAATTCAGAGTAaagggtgtgtgtgtatatgtgtgtatgtgtatatacacacctccccgctccccccgttttctatttctgttgatggctctctcattctccctgtctcctcagctcgaaaccttggggtcatctttgactcttctctctccttctctgctcatatccagcagattgccaagacctgtcgtttctttctttacaacatccgtaaaatccgcccctttctttccgagcactctaccaaaaccctcatccacacccttgtcacctctcgtttagactactgcaatctgcttcttgctggcctcccacttagtcacctctcccctctccagtcggttcaaaactccgctgcccgtctcatcttccgccagggtcgctttactcatactacccctctcctcaagacccttcactggctccctatccattttcgcatcctgttcaacttcttctactaacctataaatgtactcactctgctgctccccagtatctctccacactcgtccttccctacaccccttctcgtgcactccgctccatggataaatccttcttatctgttcccttctccactactgccaactccagacttcgcgccttctgtctcgctgcaccctacgcctggaataaacttcctgagcccctacgtcttgccccatccttggccacctttaaatctagattgaaagcccacctctttgacattgcttttgactcgtaaccactcgcctccacctaccctcctctcctccttcctgtacacattaattgatttgatttgcttactttatatttttttgtctattagattgtaagctctttgagcagggactgtctttcttctatgtttgtgcagcgctgcgtacgccttgtagcactatagaaatgctaaatagtagtagtagtagtgtatataCACATTTGTGTATTTCTGAGGGTGTCTTTGTGTGTATCAGATGTGTGTTTATCGCTATGTATGGGGGTTGTGTGCAAACCTGTGTGGACCTCTGTATTTCAGGGAGGGCGTATGTATATATTTGTGTGTTTCTGGGGGTGGCTGTGTGTATCTTTCTGTATTTCTGGGGTTTGTGGGTCTCTGTATTTTAGggtgagggtgtgtgtgtgtgtttatttgtgTATTTCTGCAGGTATCTGTGTGTGTATCTTTGTATGGCTGGGGTTTGTGTAGACCTGCGTGGTCTCTGTATTTCaggatgggtgtgtgtgtgtgtatatgtagttGTGTATTTCTGTGGGTGGGTGTCTGTATGTCTCTGATGCGTGTATCTCGTCATGTGTAGGGGTTTTTCCTATGTTCTCTGTATTTCAGGGAGGTGGGGTGTGTATATTTGTGTGCTTTGGGGGAGTCAGagtggaggagcctagtggttagtgcagtggactttgatcctgtggaactgagttcgattcccactgcagctccttgtgacgctgggcaagtcacttaaccctccattgccccaggtacaaaataagtacctgtatatatgtaaaccgctttcagaaaggcggtagatcaagtcccatttccctttccccgtatatatataactatgcatgtatcTGTGTATCTCTGATgtgttctgaccccccccccttccgaaaCAAAGAGACaggtacatcactacaatagggGGTCAAGCACTACCATCTTGAAAAATGACAGCactggaggcaggcaggcaggcgtgatcagatgtggggtggggggattaGGAAACCAGAggactgtcggggggggggagtcagggagATTTTCGAGGGGTAATCAGGAGAGAGTGTTGTGGTGTTTGGGGCTACCggaatgtctgggggggggggttgaccggGGTCACCATTAGCTTGCATTGAAGAACAATGCTTAAGGGGCTCCTCCATTAAAAGagggtgttttggggggggggggggggggggggaagggtcctTAGCTGCTCATTGGTCTACATATGGCTATAGCAGTAAAGTGAGGAGGAGAGCTTGTGGCCTTGAGGCTTAAGGGCTTTGGGGTTGGGGTGACACACGTAAAACCGACATGCCAGTAAAGTTATTTCAGTCCAACAGGTTTACAGCTTATAGTGCAGAATggctggggagggggacaggCTGTCAGCGTAGGGGGTTACTGGAGAAAAAGTGACAGCATTTTGGCTCTGGGGGCCGGTGGCTCTTTATGTATGTgagagtgtttggggggggggggggtacaggctCAG carries:
- the DBP gene encoding D site-binding protein isoform X3, with protein sequence MARPQGQMSGGAERPQGIGLVNLKNVLQGGPPKGQERRTKESAAGVMKERKLDEDVGSLRPLQCAFLGSLLWERTLPFNEIEYVDLDEFLLENGLPPSPSHQPFSSANLTPPPSNQSVAELSRPASCASSVSACSSPAQCLTGIDSEPSSGKGGPVTPVSRKASSPIDPTAVEVMMNFNPDPVDLVLSSVPGHETFDPRKHRFSEEELKPQPIVKKARKIHVPENQKDDKYWSRRSKNNEAAKRSRDARRLKENQISVRAAFLEKENAVLRQEVAHIRQELLRYRSILSKYETQHGAL